A DNA window from Doryrhamphus excisus isolate RoL2022-K1 chromosome 2, RoL_Dexc_1.0, whole genome shotgun sequence contains the following coding sequences:
- the fam204a gene encoding protein FAM204A isoform X1, translated as MFTRKCELPPTAAERIRMYSGLLPKGLTEDDLSPDDEEEERESQPNDGRGSSARENYGAEPETPANPPVMDASIESQTCNLPGISQETWQKFNELRGKKEDMKLQEKRKRRRRNKGRQSEEPTEPSREHQEKAEKHWNGLKQYFGVNDRFQPPASSKPPPKSGLEKSIERAIAEGDIAKAEEMSDRLATRELAVKISEAADCRDFVGRKQEEDALRVAKKRKKRVAWGFEAKQRWETKSNMGYM; from the exons atgtTTACCCGGAAATGCGAACTTCCTCCCACGGCCGCTG AGCGTATCAGGATGTATAGCGGACTTCTGCCCAAGGGTTTAACAGAAGACGACCTTAGTCCGGATGACGAAGAAGAGGAGCGGGAGAGTCAACCCAACGACGGGAGGGGGAGTTCTGCTCGGGAAAACTATGGTGCCGAGCCAGAAACGCCTGCAAATCCTCCTGTCATGGATGCAAGTATTGAATCCCAGACGTGCAACCTGCCTGGTATATCCCAGGAAACGTGGCAG AAATTCAACGAGCTGCGTGGGAAGAAAGAAGACATGAAGTTGcaggagaaaagaaaaagacgGCGACGCAACAAAG GAAGACAAAGTGAAGAGCCAACAGAGCCCAG CAGGGAGCACCAGGAGAAGGCGGAGAAGCACTGGAACGGTCTTAAGCAGTATTTCGGTGTAAATGATCGATTTCAACCCCCTGCAAGTTCCAAACCCCCTCCCAAG TCCGGCCTAGAAAAGAGCATAGAGAGGGCCATAGCTGAAGGGGACATTGCAAAGGCGGAGGAGATGAGCGACAGACTCGCCACTCGAGAG CTGGCCGTGAAAATCAGCGAAGCCGCCGATTGCCGTGACTTCGTGGGGCGCAAACAGGAAGAGGACGCTCTGAGGGTAGCGAAGAAAAGGAAGAAGCGAGTAGCTTGGGG GTTTGAGGCGAAACAGCGTTGGGAAACCAAAAGCAACATGGGCTACATGTGA
- the fam204a gene encoding protein FAM204A isoform X2 has product MFTRKCELPPTAAERIRMYSGLLPKGLTEDDLSPDDEEEERESQPNDGRGSSARENYGAEPETPANPPVMDASIESQTCNLPGISQETWQKFNELRGKKEDMKLQEKRKRRRRNKGRQSEEPTEPREHQEKAEKHWNGLKQYFGVNDRFQPPASSKPPPKSGLEKSIERAIAEGDIAKAEEMSDRLATRELAVKISEAADCRDFVGRKQEEDALRVAKKRKKRVAWGFEAKQRWETKSNMGYM; this is encoded by the exons atgtTTACCCGGAAATGCGAACTTCCTCCCACGGCCGCTG AGCGTATCAGGATGTATAGCGGACTTCTGCCCAAGGGTTTAACAGAAGACGACCTTAGTCCGGATGACGAAGAAGAGGAGCGGGAGAGTCAACCCAACGACGGGAGGGGGAGTTCTGCTCGGGAAAACTATGGTGCCGAGCCAGAAACGCCTGCAAATCCTCCTGTCATGGATGCAAGTATTGAATCCCAGACGTGCAACCTGCCTGGTATATCCCAGGAAACGTGGCAG AAATTCAACGAGCTGCGTGGGAAGAAAGAAGACATGAAGTTGcaggagaaaagaaaaagacgGCGACGCAACAAAG GAAGACAAAGTGAAGAGCCAACAGAGCCCAG GGAGCACCAGGAGAAGGCGGAGAAGCACTGGAACGGTCTTAAGCAGTATTTCGGTGTAAATGATCGATTTCAACCCCCTGCAAGTTCCAAACCCCCTCCCAAG TCCGGCCTAGAAAAGAGCATAGAGAGGGCCATAGCTGAAGGGGACATTGCAAAGGCGGAGGAGATGAGCGACAGACTCGCCACTCGAGAG CTGGCCGTGAAAATCAGCGAAGCCGCCGATTGCCGTGACTTCGTGGGGCGCAAACAGGAAGAGGACGCTCTGAGGGTAGCGAAGAAAAGGAAGAAGCGAGTAGCTTGGGG GTTTGAGGCGAAACAGCGTTGGGAAACCAAAAGCAACATGGGCTACATGTGA